TAGAGGCTCAGGTCCGCGCGGGTCACAATCTTCGTGAGCACCGGCAGCTTCGCCTGCGCCAGCTTCAGCGCCCCGGTGGCCACCTCGCGCGTCATCCCCTCCATCTCGTAGAGGATGCGCCCGGGCTTCACCACCGCGACGTAGTACTCCACGCCGCCCTTGCCGGTACCCATTCGGGTCTCGGCCGGCTTCTTGGTGATGGGCTTGTCCGGGAAGATACGAATCCAGATCTTGCCGCCGCGCTTCACGTGGCGGGTCATCGCGATACGGGCCGCCTC
The nucleotide sequence above comes from Pyxidicoccus xibeiensis. Encoded proteins:
- the rplP gene encoding 50S ribosomal protein L16, translating into MLQPARTKYRKMHKGRTPGAAHRGSDMTYGEYGLVSLQPGWITSRQIEAARIAMTRHVKRGGKIWIRIFPDKPITKKPAETRMGTGKGGVEYYVAVVKPGRILYEMEGMTREVATGALKLAQAKLPVLTKIVTRADLSL